A region from the Variovorax sp. V93 genome encodes:
- a CDS encoding ABC transporter permease encodes MTQEIHSNLHRSALSDWWEGTRRTDIWWTLAWFDIVLRYRRSMLGPLWLTLSMGAMIGGMGPLYSSLFGTELSKFFPHLALGIIFWGFFSSVVSEACNAFVGSSNYLKQGYFPISLFVWRSIARNLIQFAHQIVLYIPVALWAGISLSWSALLVLPALAILVVNAHALGLLLGLICTRYRDVTQIVTSVMQMLMFLTPVFWLPESLPGRAQYILWNPFAQMLDLLRTPLMGGVAEMHSWLGILAWTAVSVVASTLLFVKYRRRVVYWL; translated from the coding sequence ATGACCCAAGAAATTCACTCCAACCTCCACCGCAGCGCCCTGTCCGACTGGTGGGAAGGTACGCGCCGCACCGACATCTGGTGGACCCTGGCGTGGTTCGACATCGTGCTGCGCTATCGGCGCTCGATGCTCGGCCCGCTCTGGCTCACACTGAGCATGGGCGCGATGATCGGCGGCATGGGCCCGCTCTACAGCTCGCTCTTCGGCACGGAACTGTCCAAGTTCTTTCCGCACCTCGCACTCGGGATCATCTTCTGGGGCTTCTTCTCCAGCGTGGTATCCGAGGCGTGCAACGCATTCGTGGGCTCGTCCAATTACCTGAAACAGGGCTACTTCCCGATCAGCCTGTTCGTCTGGCGCAGCATCGCGCGCAACTTGATTCAGTTCGCGCACCAGATCGTGCTGTATATCCCGGTGGCGCTCTGGGCCGGCATTTCACTGTCATGGTCGGCACTGCTCGTACTGCCGGCCCTCGCGATCCTGGTCGTCAACGCGCACGCTCTCGGCCTGCTGCTCGGCCTGATCTGCACGCGGTATCGGGACGTGACCCAGATCGTGACCAGCGTGATGCAGATGTTGATGTTTCTGACGCCCGTTTTCTGGCTTCCTGAGAGCCTTCCGGGGCGCGCTCAGTACATCCTGTGGAATCCCTTCGCACAGATGCTCGACCTGCTGCGCACTCCGCTGATGGGCGGCGTGGCAGAAATGCATAGCTGGCTCGGCATCCTGGCATGGACTGCCGTGAGCGTTGTCGCCTCCACGCTGCTCTTCGTCAAATACCGTCGGCGCGTCGTTTACTGGCTCTGA